The Pseudomonas allokribbensis genome has a window encoding:
- the exaC gene encoding acetaldehyde dehydrogenase ExaC, giving the protein MRYAHPGTEGAKVSFKSKYGNYIGGEFVAPVKGQYFTNTSPVNGQPIAEFPRSTAEDIDKALDAAHAAADAWGSTSAQARSLILLKIADRIEQNLELLAITETWDNGKAIRETLNADIPLAADHFRYFAGCLRAQEGSAAEIDGNTVAYHIHEPLGVVGQIIPWNFPILMAAWKLAPALAAGNCVVLKPAEQTPLGISVLLELIGDLLPPGVLNVVQGFGKEAGEALATSKRIAKIAFTGSTPVGSHIMKCAAENIIPSTVELGGKSPNIFFEDIMKAEPSFIEKAAEGLVLAFFNQGEVCTCPSRALVQESIYDEFMAVVMKKVLQIKRGDPLDTDTMVGAQASEQQFDKILSYLEIAKGEGAELLTGGKVEKLEGNLASGYYIQPTLLKGTNKMRVFQEEIFGPVVSITTFKDEAEALAIANDTEFGLGAGLWTRDINRAYRMGRAIKAGRVWTNCYHLYPAHAAFGGYKKSGVGRETHKMMLDHYQQTKNLLVSYDINPLGFF; this is encoded by the coding sequence ATGCGTTACGCTCACCCCGGTACTGAAGGCGCCAAAGTCTCGTTCAAGAGCAAGTACGGTAACTACATCGGCGGCGAGTTCGTCGCGCCTGTCAAAGGTCAGTACTTCACCAACACCTCGCCAGTGAATGGCCAGCCGATTGCCGAATTCCCGCGTTCCACTGCCGAAGACATCGACAAGGCCCTGGACGCCGCCCACGCTGCCGCCGATGCCTGGGGCTCGACCTCCGCCCAGGCCCGCTCGCTGATCCTGCTGAAAATCGCCGACCGCATCGAACAGAACCTCGAACTGCTGGCGATCACCGAAACCTGGGACAACGGCAAAGCCATCCGCGAAACCCTCAACGCCGACATCCCGCTGGCCGCCGACCACTTCCGCTATTTCGCCGGGTGCCTGCGCGCCCAGGAAGGCAGCGCCGCCGAGATCGATGGCAACACCGTCGCTTATCACATTCATGAACCGCTGGGCGTGGTCGGCCAGATCATCCCGTGGAACTTCCCGATCCTGATGGCCGCATGGAAACTCGCCCCGGCCCTGGCCGCCGGCAACTGCGTGGTGCTCAAACCTGCCGAGCAAACCCCGCTGGGCATCAGCGTGCTGCTGGAGCTGATCGGCGACCTGCTGCCGCCGGGCGTGCTCAACGTGGTGCAAGGGTTCGGCAAAGAAGCTGGCGAAGCCCTGGCCACCAGCAAGCGCATCGCCAAGATCGCCTTCACCGGCTCGACCCCGGTCGGCTCGCACATCATGAAATGCGCGGCCGAAAACATCATTCCGTCCACCGTGGAACTGGGCGGCAAGTCGCCGAACATTTTCTTCGAAGACATCATGAAAGCCGAGCCGAGCTTCATCGAAAAAGCCGCTGAAGGTCTGGTGCTGGCGTTCTTCAACCAGGGCGAAGTCTGCACCTGCCCGTCCCGTGCGCTGGTACAGGAATCGATCTACGACGAATTCATGGCCGTCGTCATGAAGAAAGTCCTGCAAATCAAACGTGGCGATCCGCTGGACACCGACACCATGGTCGGCGCCCAGGCGTCCGAGCAGCAATTCGACAAGATTCTTTCGTACCTGGAAATCGCCAAGGGCGAAGGTGCCGAACTGCTGACCGGCGGCAAGGTGGAAAAACTCGAAGGCAACCTGGCCTCCGGTTATTACATCCAGCCGACCCTGCTCAAGGGCACCAACAAGATGCGTGTGTTCCAGGAAGAAATCTTCGGCCCGGTGGTGAGCATCACCACCTTCAAGGACGAAGCCGAAGCCCTGGCAATCGCCAACGACACCGAGTTCGGCCTGGGCGCCGGCCTCTGGACCCGCGACATCAACCGCGCCTATCGCATGGGCCGCGCCATCAAGGCCGGTCGTGTGTGGACCAACTGCTACCACCTGTACCCGGCGCACGCCGCGTTCGGCGGGTACAAGAAGTCCGGCGTCGGCCGTGAAACCCACAAGATGATGCTCGACCACTACCAACAGACCAAAAACCTGCTGGTGAGCTACGACATCAATCCGCTGGGCTTCTTCTAA
- the mpl gene encoding UDP-N-acetylmuramate:L-alanyl-gamma-D-glutamyl-meso-diaminopimelate ligase: MHIHILGICGTFMGSMAVLAKELGHHVTGSDANVYPPMSTQLEAQGIQLTQGYDPAQLDPAPDLVVIGNAMSRGNPAVEYVLNKGLPYVSGPQWLADHVLQGRWVLAVAGTHGKTTTSSMLAWVLEHAGMSPGFLIGGVPQNFSVSARLGGTPFFVIEADEYDSAFFDKRSKFVHYRPRTAILNNLEFDHADIFPDLPAIERQFHHLVRTIPSEGLVIHPTTEPALQRVIEMGCWTPVQTTGAGGQWQVKLLKDDGSAFEVMFEGVSQGVVEWELTGQHNVANALATLAAARHVGVVPSMGIAGLSAFKSVKRRMEKVAEVRGITIYDDFAHHPTAIATTLDGLRKRIGDAPLIAIIEPRSNSMKLGAHRDGLPDSVVDADQVIWYAPANLGWDLAGTAALCTVPSIVSDSLEGIIERVKSQAQPGTHVVIMSNGGFGGLHGKLAEALK, from the coding sequence ATGCACATTCATATTCTGGGTATCTGCGGGACTTTCATGGGCTCGATGGCGGTTCTGGCCAAAGAGCTGGGCCATCACGTGACCGGCTCCGATGCCAACGTTTATCCGCCGATGAGCACCCAGCTTGAAGCCCAGGGCATTCAGCTGACTCAGGGCTACGACCCGGCCCAGCTTGATCCGGCGCCGGATCTGGTGGTGATCGGCAACGCCATGTCCCGCGGCAATCCGGCGGTGGAATATGTGCTGAACAAAGGCCTGCCGTACGTCTCCGGCCCGCAGTGGCTGGCCGACCATGTGCTGCAAGGTCGCTGGGTGCTGGCGGTTGCCGGTACTCACGGCAAGACCACCACCAGCAGCATGCTCGCCTGGGTACTGGAACATGCCGGCATGAGCCCGGGCTTCCTGATCGGCGGCGTTCCGCAGAATTTCTCGGTGTCGGCGCGTCTGGGTGGCACGCCGTTCTTCGTGATCGAGGCCGACGAGTACGACAGCGCGTTCTTCGACAAACGCTCGAAGTTTGTCCACTACCGTCCACGTACGGCGATCCTCAACAACCTTGAGTTCGATCACGCTGACATTTTCCCGGATCTGCCGGCCATCGAGCGCCAGTTCCACCACTTGGTGCGGACTATTCCGAGCGAAGGCCTGGTGATCCACCCGACCACCGAACCCGCCTTGCAGCGCGTGATCGAGATGGGCTGCTGGACCCCGGTGCAAACCACCGGTGCTGGCGGTCAGTGGCAGGTCAAGTTGCTGAAGGACGACGGCTCGGCATTCGAAGTGATGTTCGAGGGCGTCTCCCAAGGCGTCGTCGAGTGGGAATTGACGGGGCAGCACAACGTAGCCAACGCATTGGCTACTCTGGCGGCAGCGCGTCACGTTGGTGTTGTGCCGTCGATGGGCATCGCCGGGTTGAGCGCGTTCAAGAGCGTCAAGCGTCGGATGGAAAAAGTCGCGGAAGTGCGCGGCATCACCATCTACGACGACTTCGCCCACCACCCGACCGCCATTGCGACCACCCTCGACGGCCTGCGCAAACGCATTGGCGACGCACCGCTGATCGCGATCATCGAGCCGCGTTCCAACTCGATGAAGCTCGGCGCACACCGTGATGGCTTGCCGGACAGCGTGGTCGATGCCGATCAGGTGATCTGGTACGCCCCGGCCAACCTCGGCTGGGACCTGGCTGGCACTGCCGCGTTGTGCACCGTGCCGTCGATCGTCAGCGATTCGCTGGAAGGCATCATCGAACGCGTGAAAAGCCAGGCCCAGCCCGGCACCCACGTGGTGATCATGAGCAACGGCGGCTTCGGCGGTCTGCACGGCAAACTCGCCGAGGCGCTGAAATGA
- a CDS encoding ethanolamine ammonia-lyase subunit EutB, translated as MAAFAHTVGAQTYRFDSLKDVMAKASPARSGDFLAGVAALNDGERVAAQMALADIPLTHFLQEALIPYEADEVTRLIIDSHDKQAFAVVSHLTVGGFRDWLLSEAADESSLRALAPGLTPEMVAAVSKIMRVQDLVLVAQKIRVVTKFRGTLGLRGRLSTRLQPNHPTDEPSGIAASILDGLLYGNGDAMIGINPATDSIASICAMLEMLDAIIQRYDIPTQACVLTHVTTSIEAINRGVPLDLVFQSIAGTETANASFGINLNILQEGYDAGLSLNRGTLGQNLMYFETGQGSALSANAHHGVDQQTCETRAYAVARHFKPFLVNTVVGFIGPEYLYNGKQIIRAGLEDHFCGKLLGVPMGCDICYTNHAEADQDDMDTLLTLLGVAGINFIMGIPGSDDIMLNYQTTSFHDALYARQTLGLKPAPEFEQWLANMGIFTQADGKVRFGNNLPPAFRQALAQLG; from the coding sequence ATGGCCGCATTTGCCCATACCGTCGGCGCCCAGACCTATCGCTTCGACAGCCTCAAGGACGTGATGGCCAAGGCCAGCCCGGCTCGGTCGGGGGATTTCCTGGCTGGCGTCGCTGCGCTCAACGATGGCGAGCGAGTCGCCGCGCAAATGGCGCTGGCCGACATCCCGCTGACACATTTCCTGCAGGAAGCACTGATTCCCTACGAAGCCGATGAAGTCACCCGACTGATCATCGACAGCCATGACAAGCAGGCCTTTGCGGTCGTCAGCCATCTCACCGTTGGCGGCTTTCGCGACTGGCTGCTGAGCGAAGCGGCCGACGAGTCCAGCCTGCGTGCCCTGGCCCCTGGCCTCACGCCGGAAATGGTCGCCGCTGTGTCGAAGATCATGCGCGTGCAGGATCTGGTGCTGGTGGCGCAGAAGATCCGCGTCGTCACGAAATTTCGCGGCACCCTCGGCCTGCGTGGACGGTTATCCACAAGGCTGCAACCCAATCACCCGACCGACGAACCGTCCGGCATCGCGGCGAGCATTCTCGACGGTCTGTTGTACGGCAACGGCGATGCGATGATCGGCATCAACCCGGCCACCGACAGCATCGCCTCGATCTGCGCGATGCTGGAAATGCTCGACGCGATCATCCAGCGCTACGACATTCCAACTCAGGCCTGCGTCCTGACCCACGTCACCACGTCTATAGAGGCGATCAACCGTGGGGTGCCGCTGGATCTGGTGTTCCAGTCGATTGCCGGCACCGAAACGGCCAATGCCAGTTTCGGCATCAACCTGAATATCTTGCAGGAAGGCTATGACGCCGGGCTGAGCCTCAATCGCGGCACGCTGGGGCAGAACCTGATGTATTTCGAAACCGGCCAGGGCAGCGCGCTGTCGGCCAATGCCCACCACGGCGTCGATCAACAGACCTGCGAGACCCGGGCCTACGCCGTGGCGCGACATTTCAAACCGTTTCTGGTGAACACCGTCGTAGGATTCATCGGCCCGGAGTACCTCTACAACGGCAAGCAGATCATCCGCGCCGGCCTCGAAGACCACTTCTGCGGCAAGCTGCTCGGCGTGCCGATGGGCTGCGACATCTGCTACACCAACCACGCCGAGGCCGACCAGGACGACATGGACACCCTGCTGACCCTGCTGGGCGTGGCGGGGATCAATTTCATCATGGGCATCCCCGGCTCCGACGACATCATGCTCAACTACCAGACCACTTCGTTCCACGACGCCCTCTACGCGCGTCAGACCCTGGGCCTGAAACCG
- a CDS encoding sigma-54-dependent Fis family transcriptional regulator, producing MHDNHLSRHAQQVLTVTQGKPHLHGPGADPSIARSWLRCLEDYHLDPALTMAPTVLEHGRVLESRERLQQVLQIAGNEMSSLHQQLSGAGHAVLLTDARGVILNCVTAPAERKIFERAGLWLGSDWSEACEGTNGIGTCLVERQALTIHQDEHFRGRHTGLTCSASPVFDPHGELLAVLDVSSARHDVSRQSQFHTMALVNLSAKMIESCYFLRCFDNQWLLRFHLQAESVGLFSEGLLAFDGEGRISAVNQSALNLLGHIRGGLLGKPVEAFFDCSLDELLGRASANASASWPLRTRDGRHLFAVLRGESRKPSIVLPKPQAPEAPRLAGICLGDAGLQADFRKALRVFERDVPLLINGETGSGKEAFAKAVHQASQRAGKAFVALNCAAIPESLIESELFGYRGGSFTGARKDGMRGKLQQADGGTLFLDEIGDMPLALQTRLLRVLEDRQVVPIGGEPEAVNVRIISATHRNLLERVGDGSFREDLYYRLNGLEVALPPLRERSDKSQLLDFLLAEEAGGETILIEEPARQALLGFNWPGNVRQLRNVLRTLAALCDEGRIGLDDLPAMFRQVQPLLVKVDEASSGQPLEDAERLALLNALEHTRWHMTHTAQQLGVSRNTLYRKLRKHGIARSA from the coding sequence ATGCACGACAACCATTTGAGTCGCCATGCCCAACAGGTTCTCACCGTCACCCAGGGCAAGCCGCACCTGCACGGCCCCGGTGCCGACCCGTCGATCGCCCGCTCGTGGCTGCGTTGTCTTGAGGACTATCACCTCGACCCGGCCCTGACCATGGCGCCGACCGTACTCGAACACGGTCGTGTCCTCGAAAGCCGCGAACGGTTGCAACAGGTGTTGCAGATCGCCGGCAACGAAATGAGCAGCCTGCATCAGCAACTCTCCGGCGCCGGCCACGCGGTACTGCTGACCGACGCCCGTGGGGTAATCCTCAACTGCGTCACCGCTCCTGCCGAACGCAAGATCTTCGAACGCGCAGGGCTCTGGCTCGGTTCCGACTGGAGCGAGGCCTGTGAAGGCACCAACGGCATCGGCACCTGCCTGGTGGAACGTCAGGCCCTGACCATCCACCAGGACGAACACTTTCGCGGCCGTCACACCGGCCTGACCTGCTCGGCGAGCCCGGTGTTCGACCCGCACGGTGAACTGCTGGCGGTGCTCGATGTTTCCTCTGCGCGGCATGACGTCTCGCGCCAGAGCCAGTTCCACACCATGGCGCTGGTCAATTTGTCGGCGAAGATGATCGAGAGCTGCTACTTCCTGCGCTGTTTCGATAACCAATGGTTGCTGCGTTTTCATCTCCAGGCCGAATCCGTCGGGCTGTTCAGCGAAGGGCTGCTGGCGTTTGACGGGGAAGGGCGGATCAGTGCGGTCAATCAGAGCGCCTTGAACCTGCTGGGACACATTCGCGGTGGTTTGCTCGGCAAACCGGTGGAGGCGTTTTTCGATTGTTCGCTGGATGAGTTGCTGGGGCGTGCGAGTGCCAATGCCAGCGCCAGTTGGCCGTTGCGCACTCGTGACGGACGGCATCTGTTCGCGGTGCTGCGTGGCGAGTCGCGCAAGCCATCCATCGTCTTGCCGAAACCTCAGGCTCCCGAGGCGCCACGCCTGGCTGGCATTTGTCTGGGCGACGCCGGGCTGCAAGCGGATTTCCGCAAGGCCTTGCGAGTGTTCGAGCGTGACGTGCCGCTGCTGATCAACGGTGAAACCGGCTCCGGCAAGGAAGCGTTCGCCAAGGCCGTGCATCAGGCCAGTCAACGCGCCGGCAAAGCGTTCGTCGCCCTCAACTGCGCGGCCATTCCCGAAAGCCTGATCGAGAGCGAACTGTTCGGCTATCGCGGCGGCAGCTTCACCGGCGCGCGCAAGGACGGCATGCGCGGCAAGTTGCAGCAGGCCGATGGCGGCACGCTGTTCCTCGATGAAATCGGCGACATGCCGCTGGCCTTGCAGACCCGTCTGTTGCGGGTGCTTGAAGACCGGCAAGTGGTGCCGATTGGCGGCGAGCCGGAAGCGGTCAACGTGCGGATCATCAGTGCCACACACCGTAACTTGCTGGAACGGGTTGGCGACGGCAGTTTTCGGGAAGATTTGTATTACCGGCTCAACGGGCTGGAAGTGGCGCTACCGCCATTGCGCGAGCGCAGTGACAAGTCGCAGTTGCTGGATTTCCTGCTGGCCGAAGAGGCGGGCGGTGAAACGATCCTGATCGAAGAACCGGCGCGCCAGGCGTTGCTGGGCTTCAACTGGCCGGGCAACGTGCGGCAGTTGCGCAACGTGCTGCGAACGCTGGCGGCGTTGTGCGATGAGGGGCGGATCGGGCTGGATGATCTGCCGGCGATGTTCCGGCAGGTACAACCGCTGCTGGTCAAAGTCGATGAAGCGTCATCCGGGCAGCCGCTGGAGGATGCCGAGCGGCTGGCGTTGCTCAATGCGCTGGAACACACGCGCTGGCACATGACCCACACGGCGCAGCAACTGGGCGTCAGTCGCAATACGCTCTATAGAAAGCTGCGCAAGCACGGGATCGCCCGCAGCGCTTGA
- the ubiX gene encoding flavin prenyltransferase UbiX: protein MSNGPERITLAMTGASGAQYGLRLLDCLVREDREVHFLISKAAQLVMATETDVSLPAKPQMMQAFLTEYTGAAAGQIRVYGKEDWMSPVASGSGAPAAMVVVPCSTGTLSAIATGACNNLIERAADVTLKERRQLILVPREAPYSSIHLEHMLKLSNMGVTILPASPGFYHQPQTIDDLIDFVVARILNLLGIPQDMLPRWGEHHLSSDE, encoded by the coding sequence ATGAGCAACGGCCCGGAACGCATCACGCTGGCGATGACCGGCGCGTCCGGCGCCCAGTACGGCTTGCGTCTGCTGGATTGCCTAGTGCGCGAGGATCGCGAAGTACATTTCCTGATCTCCAAGGCCGCGCAACTGGTGATGGCTACCGAGACGGACGTGTCGCTGCCGGCCAAGCCGCAAATGATGCAGGCGTTCCTCACCGAATACACCGGCGCCGCCGCCGGGCAGATCCGCGTGTATGGCAAGGAAGACTGGATGTCGCCAGTGGCCTCGGGCTCCGGGGCGCCGGCGGCGATGGTGGTGGTGCCGTGCTCGACAGGCACCTTGTCGGCCATCGCCACAGGCGCCTGCAACAACCTGATCGAGCGAGCGGCAGATGTAACGTTGAAAGAGCGTCGCCAGTTGATTCTGGTACCGCGCGAAGCGCCGTATTCGAGCATTCACCTGGAGCACATGCTCAAGTTGTCGAACATGGGCGTGACTATCCTGCCGGCCTCGCCTGGCTTTTATCACCAGCCGCAGACCATCGATGACCTGATCGATTTCGTGGTGGCGCGGATTCTCAATCTGCTGGGCATCCCCCAGGACATGCTGCCGCGCTGGGGCGAGCATCACCTGAGCAGCGATGAATAA
- a CDS encoding YceK/YidQ family lipoprotein, which translates to MNKLLAILLILQLTGCATARTLDAAKPGAPVVYSGTRLDLYAMNGGCCAMDRFGAEAPSYPGVDLPASALLDTLLLPLSLLTVIGVGFQATGGL; encoded by the coding sequence ATGAATAAGCTGCTGGCGATCCTGCTGATATTGCAACTGACTGGCTGTGCCACGGCGCGCACGCTCGATGCCGCCAAGCCCGGCGCGCCGGTGGTGTATTCCGGCACTCGGCTGGACTTGTACGCCATGAACGGTGGCTGTTGCGCGATGGATCGGTTCGGAGCCGAGGCGCCAAGCTATCCCGGGGTGGATCTGCCGGCCAGTGCGTTGCTCGATACGCTGTTGTTGCCGTTGTCGTTGCTGACGGTGATCGGCGTGGGATTTCAGGCGACTGGCGGACTATGA
- the eat gene encoding ethanolamine permease: MTSTTQLKPTLGTLHLWGIAVGLVISGEYFGWSYGWGTAGTLGFLVTALMVATMYTCFIFSFTELTTAIPHAGGPFAYSRRAFGEKGGLIAGIATLIEFVFAPPAIAMAIGAYLNVQYPELDPKVAAVGAYFVFMTLNILGVSIAATFELVVTVLAVAELLVFMGVVAPGFSFSNFVLNGWSGANEFTMGSIPGIFAAIPFAIWFFLAIEGAAMAAEEAKDPKRTIPKAYVSGILTLVFLAIGVMVMAGGVGDWRQLSNINDPLPQAMKAVVGNNSTWMHMLVWIGLFGLVASFHGIILGYSRQFFALARAGYLPKSLAKLSRFQTPHRAILAGGVIGIAAIYSDGLVNLQGMTLTAAMITMSVFGAIVMYIISMLSLFKLRKTEPNLERTFRAPGYPVVPAIALFLAVVCLVAMAWFNTLIGCVFLGFMAAGYLYFQLTAKQRSEAPADAMLEGI; this comes from the coding sequence ATGACTTCCACCACACAACTCAAACCCACACTCGGCACCCTGCATCTCTGGGGCATTGCCGTCGGCCTGGTGATTTCCGGCGAATACTTCGGCTGGAGTTACGGCTGGGGCACGGCGGGAACCCTGGGTTTCCTGGTCACGGCCCTGATGGTCGCGACCATGTACACCTGCTTCATCTTCAGTTTCACCGAACTGACCACCGCGATTCCCCACGCGGGCGGGCCGTTCGCCTACAGCCGCCGAGCCTTTGGTGAGAAAGGCGGATTGATCGCCGGGATCGCCACGCTGATCGAGTTCGTGTTCGCCCCGCCGGCCATCGCCATGGCCATCGGTGCCTATCTCAATGTGCAATATCCGGAACTTGATCCGAAAGTCGCGGCGGTCGGCGCGTATTTCGTGTTCATGACCCTGAACATCCTCGGCGTCAGCATCGCCGCGACCTTCGAACTGGTGGTCACCGTGCTCGCCGTCGCCGAACTGCTGGTGTTCATGGGCGTCGTTGCACCGGGCTTCAGTTTCAGCAACTTCGTGCTGAACGGCTGGTCGGGCGCCAACGAATTCACGATGGGCTCGATTCCCGGCATTTTCGCCGCCATTCCCTTCGCGATCTGGTTTTTCCTCGCCATCGAAGGCGCAGCCATGGCGGCCGAGGAAGCCAAGGACCCGAAACGCACGATTCCCAAGGCTTACGTCAGCGGCATCCTGACCTTGGTGTTTCTGGCCATTGGTGTAATGGTGATGGCGGGCGGCGTCGGCGACTGGCGCCAGCTGTCGAACATCAACGACCCGTTGCCTCAAGCGATGAAAGCGGTGGTCGGCAACAATTCGACGTGGATGCACATGCTGGTCTGGATCGGCCTGTTCGGGCTGGTGGCGAGTTTCCACGGGATCATCCTCGGTTACTCGCGGCAGTTCTTCGCCCTCGCCCGGGCCGGTTATCTGCCGAAAAGCCTGGCCAAACTCTCGCGTTTCCAGACGCCGCACCGGGCGATTCTGGCCGGCGGTGTGATCGGCATCGCGGCAATCTACAGCGACGGACTGGTCAATCTGCAAGGCATGACCCTGACGGCAGCGATGATCACCATGTCGGTGTTCGGCGCCATCGTGATGTACATCATCAGCATGCTCAGCCTGTTCAAACTGCGCAAAACCGAGCCGAACCTGGAACGCACCTTCCGCGCGCCGGGTTATCCGGTGGTGCCGGCCATCGCGCTGTTCCTGGCGGTGGTGTGCCTGGTGGCGATGGCCTGGTTCAACACGCTGATCGGTTGTGTATTCCTCGGGTTCATGGCCGCCGGTTACCTGTACTTCCAGCTGACCGCCAAGCAACGCTCCGAAGCACCGGCAGACGCTATGCTCGAAGGTATCTAA
- a CDS encoding oxidoreductase yields MYLTPQHVLLAGATGLTGEHLLDRLLNEPTITRVLAPSRRPLAEHPHLENPVGDPQTFLPQLAGRVDIAYCCLGTTIKQAGSEEAFRAVDLDMVVAFAKRAREMGARHLIVISALGADRRSSIFYNKVKGEMEHALRAQDWPQLTICRPSLLLGDRSEPRLGEQLAAPFSKLIPGKYRGIEACQLARAMWRLALEEQDGVRIVESDELRKLGK; encoded by the coding sequence ATGTACTTGACGCCTCAGCATGTCTTGCTTGCCGGAGCCACCGGGCTGACCGGTGAACACCTGCTCGACCGTTTGCTCAACGAACCGACGATCACTCGCGTCCTGGCCCCTTCACGCCGGCCGCTGGCCGAACATCCCCATCTGGAAAACCCGGTCGGCGACCCGCAGACCTTCCTGCCGCAACTGGCCGGTCGCGTCGACATCGCCTATTGCTGCCTCGGCACCACCATCAAACAGGCCGGCTCCGAAGAAGCGTTCCGCGCCGTGGATCTGGACATGGTCGTGGCGTTCGCCAAACGCGCCCGGGAAATGGGCGCACGGCACCTGATCGTGATCAGTGCCCTGGGGGCTGATCGCCGATCCTCGATTTTCTACAACAAGGTCAAAGGCGAGATGGAACACGCCTTGCGCGCGCAGGACTGGCCACAACTGACCATCTGCCGGCCTTCGTTGTTGCTGGGGGATCGCAGCGAGCCACGGCTTGGCGAGCAGCTTGCTGCACCGTTTTCGAAACTGATTCCCGGCAAATACCGCGGCATCGAAGCCTGCCAACTGGCCCGGGCCATGTGGCGGCTGGCGCTTGAGGAACAGGACGGAGTGCGAATCGTCGAGTCGGATGAATTGAGAAAGCTCGGCAAGTAA